From the Danaus plexippus chromosome 9 unlocalized genomic scaffold, MEX_DaPlex mxdp_24, whole genome shotgun sequence genome, the window tcaaccaaataaaaaaaaaataaagaaaactaaaacCTTTTTAGATATCTCTAGATAATTCTAGAATCTTTTACTTGTATAACATAGAATTTAAACGTCGAACATTTTGCAATGGCTATTAATCCGTgagtagtaaataaaaacaaaacaagtgTACCGTTTACCGTTCGCGCTGTAGCTGTAGGTACAGTTAGCGTGCCAGCGCAGCCGCATCGTAACAGGTTGTTTATTCTATCTGTGTCAAACACTGTTTATCTACGATGATATTGGATTAATTACGAAGCTATAATCTGTGCACGAATCgtcttaaatgtattttttttaatattttaacttactgACCGagataataagtttttatccCACAATTACATACTATAAAATTCACAACACAGCcaaatcattttttatgtttttttacgAATTACTTTTAGGTCCAGCGTAAATTTGTCACCAAATAAGATAAAACCTACTTAAGCATTTCAGTGTATGTTTAGGTCATATcagtataaacaaaataaaattcttatgtgTATTTCAAGTACATCGCAGTTCTATATAAACTTCTTTTTCGTTgttgttattgtaaatttgatTATAGAATTGAcaatttttggttttaaagaACTGTGGCGGAATTCAAAACTTGACGGAATTGGAAACAAATCTTTATCCTGGTTTCCAAGAATTCTTATTTAACAtacatcatattaaaatatgagaaaATCACCGGGCTTATATAGTCTCGTTGATATATCTCTGTgtgttttttgtaaatttttgtataagcaGTAATTAATAGTCTCTCCTAGAACAACTCCTACAACTTGTATTCTCCGCAAACCATGACACAAGAGAGTATTTCTAATGttaaaacgaagtaattttttaaaatatattggtacaaaatgaataaaaagattactaagctaatgaaaatatcataaacaaagaagtagaaattattaatagaaaaccCATGtggtttataataactatatagatacattcatatataaactttGGGTATCTATAACGGCCCTAACAGCGTTTTATTATATCCAGTTTAATTCAACTGGTAGCTCGGCGAGATCGCGTTGCCTGTACCGCTATCTTctcgaataaataaaagatgcaCGGGAGAGTGGGTACAAAGTGTGCCTCCCAAGCACGGGCGGTCGTCAGTGACTGTATAGACTACAGACGAGATGGTCAACTACAAGCGAGTTGTATGCGAGGTGGCCGCAGTCCTGCTGATAGTGGCCGCAGCCTGTGCCGCCCCAGCTCCAGCACCTGATTGCGAAGAGAAAAAGATTGATCAGCGTCAAAACGGCACCGAAAATTATCGTCTCAATATAGATGGCGTCCTCATTGCTGTTGCTCCAGCCGAGTCTTTTCTATCGGCGTCGAGTTATCTCGGAGACTTATTGGATATGGCTGAGT encodes:
- the LOC116767517 gene encoding uncharacterized protein LOC116767517 yields the protein MVNYKRVVCEVAAVLLIVAAACAAPAPAPDCEEKKIDQRQNGTENYRLNIDGVLIAVAPAESFLSASSYLGDLLDMAELDDYLKPNSDSMKPAKPVSDILNDKLSSEDTQKPEASPQRKDASVRKQEKVKRLKQRLANVLIPLLRKNRNH